A genome region from Streptomyces sp. NBC_01296 includes the following:
- the aceE gene encoding pyruvate dehydrogenase (acetyl-transferring), homodimeric type has product MSDPVGKLPSELDQLPDRDTEETAEWAASLDAVAKAAGTRRAEYLLRRTLQHAEAAGLALPKLLETDYVNTIPTSAEPEFPGDEEMEAKITAWNRWNAAAMVTRGSKYGVGGHIATFASAAWLYETGFQHFFRGKEADGSGDQLYIQGHASPGIYARAFLDGRICEQQLDNFRQESGGNGLPSYPHPRRLPWLWEFPTVSMGLGPLSAIYQARFNRYLQNRSIKDTANSHVWAFLGDGEMDEPESTAALALASREQLDNLTFVINCNLQRLDGPVRANFRVVQELEAQFRGAGWNVIKSLWGSAWDELFQLDTTGALVRRLREVPDAQFQTYATRDVAYIRQHFFGANAELVQLAGVLSDAKIAECFHSSRGGHEPRKVYAAYKAALEHKGAPTVILAQTVKGYTLGAGFESKNANHQMKKLTTDEFKSMRDLLGLPIPDSAFVDGQVPYGHPGANSPEVQYLNERRAALGGPAPARKVKHVALPAPADRSFAPLLKGSGKQEMATTMAFVRLVKDLMRDKETGKRWVPIVPDEARTFGMESLFPSAGIYSPLGQTYEPVDRDQLMYYKEAKDGQILNEGITEAGAMADFIAACTSYATHGEPMIPFYIFYSMFGWQRTADQMWQLADQLGKGFIVGATAGRTTLTGEGLQHADGHSHLIASTNPASLNYDPAFAYEIAVIVKDGLRRMYGEKPEDVFYYLTVYNEPKVQPAMPEGVEEGILRGLYRFNEASSLESAPAADAPKIQLMASGTAIHWALEAQKLLAADWNVAADVWSATSWGELRRDALECDEALLRGEMRTPYVTRALEGVTSPVLAVSDWMRQVPDQISQWVEQDWTSLGTDGFGLSDTREGARRHFGVDAQSIVVAALAQLARRGEVPASAIKEARERYGL; this is encoded by the coding sequence ATGTCCGACCCCGTAGGAAAGCTTCCGAGCGAGCTCGACCAGCTCCCGGACCGCGACACCGAGGAGACCGCCGAATGGGCGGCCTCCCTGGACGCCGTCGCCAAGGCCGCCGGTACGCGCCGCGCCGAATACCTGCTCCGCCGCACCCTCCAGCACGCCGAAGCCGCCGGCCTCGCCCTGCCGAAGCTGCTGGAGACGGACTACGTCAACACCATCCCCACCTCCGCGGAGCCCGAGTTCCCGGGTGACGAGGAGATGGAAGCCAAGATCACCGCATGGAACCGCTGGAACGCGGCCGCCATGGTGACCCGCGGCTCCAAGTACGGCGTCGGCGGCCACATCGCCACCTTCGCCTCGGCGGCCTGGCTCTACGAGACCGGCTTCCAGCACTTCTTCCGCGGGAAGGAGGCCGACGGATCGGGCGACCAGCTCTACATCCAGGGCCACGCCTCCCCCGGCATCTACGCCCGCGCCTTCCTCGACGGGCGCATCTGCGAGCAGCAGCTCGACAACTTCCGCCAGGAGTCCGGCGGCAACGGCCTGCCGTCCTACCCGCACCCGCGGCGCCTGCCGTGGCTGTGGGAGTTCCCGACGGTGTCCATGGGCCTCGGCCCGCTGTCCGCGATCTACCAGGCGCGCTTCAACCGCTACCTGCAGAACCGCAGCATCAAGGACACCGCCAACTCGCACGTCTGGGCCTTCCTGGGCGACGGCGAGATGGACGAGCCCGAGTCGACCGCCGCCCTGGCCCTCGCCTCCCGCGAGCAGCTCGACAACCTGACCTTCGTCATCAACTGCAACCTGCAGCGCCTCGACGGTCCGGTCCGCGCCAACTTCCGCGTGGTCCAGGAGCTGGAGGCCCAGTTCCGCGGCGCCGGCTGGAACGTCATCAAGTCGCTGTGGGGCTCCGCCTGGGACGAGCTGTTCCAGCTCGACACCACGGGCGCCCTCGTACGCCGCCTGCGCGAGGTACCGGACGCGCAGTTCCAGACGTACGCGACCCGCGACGTGGCCTACATCCGCCAGCACTTCTTCGGCGCCAACGCCGAGCTCGTGCAGCTGGCCGGCGTCCTGTCGGACGCGAAGATCGCCGAGTGCTTCCACAGCTCCCGCGGCGGCCACGAGCCCCGCAAGGTCTACGCCGCGTACAAGGCCGCCCTGGAGCACAAGGGTGCGCCGACGGTCATCCTCGCGCAGACCGTCAAGGGCTACACGCTGGGTGCCGGGTTCGAGTCGAAGAACGCGAACCACCAGATGAAGAAGCTGACGACCGACGAGTTCAAGAGCATGCGCGACCTGCTCGGACTCCCGATCCCGGACAGCGCCTTCGTCGACGGCCAGGTCCCGTACGGCCACCCGGGCGCGAACAGCCCCGAGGTGCAGTACCTGAACGAGCGCCGCGCGGCCCTCGGCGGCCCGGCCCCCGCCCGCAAGGTCAAGCACGTGGCCCTGCCGGCCCCGGCGGACCGTTCCTTCGCCCCGCTGCTCAAGGGCTCCGGCAAGCAGGAGATGGCCACCACCATGGCCTTCGTCCGGCTCGTCAAGGACCTGATGCGGGACAAGGAGACCGGCAAGCGCTGGGTGCCGATCGTCCCCGACGAGGCCCGCACCTTCGGCATGGAGTCCCTCTTCCCGTCGGCCGGCATCTACTCGCCGCTGGGCCAGACGTACGAGCCGGTCGACCGCGACCAGCTCATGTACTACAAGGAAGCCAAGGACGGCCAGATCCTCAACGAGGGGATCACCGAGGCCGGCGCCATGGCCGACTTCATCGCCGCCTGCACGTCGTACGCGACGCACGGCGAGCCGATGATCCCGTTCTACATCTTCTACTCGATGTTCGGCTGGCAGCGCACCGCCGACCAGATGTGGCAGCTCGCCGACCAGCTCGGCAAGGGCTTCATCGTCGGCGCCACCGCCGGTCGTACGACCCTGACCGGTGAGGGCCTGCAGCACGCGGACGGCCACTCGCACCTGATCGCGTCCACGAACCCGGCGTCGCTCAACTACGACCCGGCGTTCGCGTACGAGATCGCGGTGATCGTCAAGGACGGTCTGCGCCGCATGTACGGCGAGAAGCCCGAGGACGTCTTCTACTACCTCACGGTCTACAACGAGCCGAAGGTCCAGCCGGCGATGCCTGAGGGCGTGGAGGAAGGCATCCTGCGCGGCCTCTACCGCTTCAACGAGGCCTCCTCGCTGGAGTCCGCCCCGGCCGCCGACGCCCCGAAGATCCAGCTGATGGCCTCGGGTACGGCGATCCACTGGGCGCTGGAGGCGCAGAAGCTGCTCGCCGCCGACTGGAACGTGGCCGCCGACGTCTGGTCCGCCACCTCCTGGGGCGAGCTGCGGCGCGACGCGCTGGAGTGCGACGAGGCGCTGCTGCGCGGCGAGATGCGCACCCCGTACGTCACCCGCGCGCTCGAGGGCGTCACCAGCCCGGTCCTCGCGGTGTCCGACTGGATGCGCCAGGTCCCGGACCAGATCAGCCAGTGGGTGGAGCAGGACTGGACCTCGCTCGGTACGGACGGCTTCGGCCTGTCCGACACCCGCGAGGGCGCCCGCCGCCATTTCGGTGTCGACGCGCAGTCGATCGTGGTGGCCGCGCTGGCCCAGCTCGCCCGCCGCGGCGAGGTGCCGGCGTCCGCCATCAAGGAGGCGCGCGAGCGCTACGGCCTGTAA
- a CDS encoding GntR family transcriptional regulator encodes MTPPVVHSLREQIREHIVEGIVSGRWKPGERIVERRIAVELEVSQTPVREALRELETLRLIESAPNKGVRVRNLSAADLEEIYPVRAGLEQIAAELAAPRLATDCSALEPHVAALWEADRTEDGTAQVRHTVGFHREMVRAAGNSVLLHTWESLGIEVFTALSIRWLGTVQKSYAEEHAALVEAFRNQDPDIGVLVKRHVLGCAPRA; translated from the coding sequence ATCACCCCACCCGTCGTGCACTCGCTGCGCGAGCAGATCCGCGAGCACATCGTGGAGGGGATCGTCAGCGGGCGCTGGAAGCCCGGCGAGCGGATCGTCGAGCGGCGGATCGCCGTCGAGCTCGAGGTCAGCCAGACGCCCGTGCGCGAGGCCCTGCGGGAGCTGGAGACGCTGCGGCTGATCGAGTCGGCGCCGAACAAGGGCGTACGCGTACGGAACCTGTCGGCGGCCGACCTGGAGGAGATCTACCCGGTCCGGGCCGGCCTGGAGCAGATCGCCGCCGAGCTGGCCGCGCCGCGGCTGGCGACGGACTGCTCGGCGCTGGAGCCGCACGTGGCGGCCCTGTGGGAGGCCGACCGGACCGAGGACGGGACCGCGCAGGTGCGGCACACCGTCGGGTTCCACCGGGAGATGGTGCGGGCGGCCGGGAACAGCGTGCTGCTGCACACCTGGGAGAGCCTGGGCATCGAGGTCTTCACGGCCCTGTCCATCCGCTGGCTCGGAACCGTCCAGAAGTCGTACGCCGAGGAGCACGCGGCCCTCGTGGAGGCGTTCCGCAATCAGGATCCGGACATCGGCGTGCTGGTGAAGCGGCATGTCCTGGGGTGCGCACCCCGCGCCTGA
- a CDS encoding lipase/acyltransferase domain-containing protein — MARARAQVTDLVVVLPGIMGSRLADADGTAVWDLSGAALLRGLQSFGRSVTALRLPKDIGDGDPGDGVVPVGLMPDLHALPGIWHPVDGYTDLLRWLERHFTLSVADNLLTFPYDWRLSCRFNAERLKGRIDLELERWRASAPERREARVVFLCHSLGGLVARHYVERLGGHEITRRLITLGTPHQGSVEALAGLVDGSRAAGPDLGAFARSLPSLHQLAPDYPCVTGPQGLAYARDLPGLPGVDAALLADAARFHADLRSAPPRAGLHVIAGVGQPTAAIASYADDRLTLLPEPDAAAGGGDGTVPLLAALPADAPGEGPGRAVTESFTPYEQHGSLHHNRGVRDALWGLLGHTPPPRRRREHPAAARLGVQAPAVLAAGAPYEVTVTAPDADLRLTAELRPADGSRPTARPLRSLGGGRYAAAFPPPQPGAYRLSVGRVTSLGVVLVTSLTQRP, encoded by the coding sequence ATGGCACGGGCACGGGCACAGGTGACGGATCTTGTCGTGGTACTGCCGGGCATCATGGGCAGCCGGCTGGCGGACGCCGACGGCACGGCGGTCTGGGACCTGTCCGGCGCCGCCCTGTTACGCGGCCTGCAGAGCTTCGGCCGCTCCGTGACGGCCCTGCGCCTCCCGAAGGACATCGGCGACGGCGACCCGGGCGACGGCGTCGTCCCCGTGGGCCTGATGCCCGATCTGCACGCCCTCCCCGGCATCTGGCACCCGGTGGACGGCTACACGGACCTGCTGCGCTGGCTGGAGCGGCACTTCACCCTGTCCGTGGCGGACAACCTCCTCACCTTCCCGTACGACTGGCGCCTGTCCTGCCGCTTCAACGCGGAGCGGCTGAAGGGCCGCATCGACCTGGAGCTGGAGCGCTGGCGGGCCTCGGCCCCCGAGCGGCGCGAGGCCCGGGTGGTCTTCCTCTGCCACTCGCTGGGCGGGCTGGTCGCCCGGCACTACGTGGAGCGCCTCGGCGGCCACGAGATCACCCGCCGCCTGATCACCCTGGGCACCCCGCACCAGGGCTCCGTGGAGGCCCTGGCCGGCCTGGTCGACGGCAGTCGCGCGGCGGGCCCGGACCTCGGCGCCTTCGCCCGCAGCCTGCCGTCCCTGCACCAGCTGGCCCCCGACTACCCCTGCGTGACGGGTCCGCAGGGCCTCGCGTACGCCCGCGACCTGCCGGGCCTGCCGGGCGTGGACGCGGCCCTGCTCGCGGACGCGGCCCGCTTCCACGCGGACCTGCGCAGCGCCCCGCCGCGGGCCGGACTGCACGTGATCGCCGGCGTCGGCCAGCCGACGGCGGCGATCGCCTCGTACGCGGACGACCGCCTGACGCTCCTGCCGGAGCCCGACGCAGCCGCCGGGGGCGGCGACGGCACGGTGCCGCTCCTCGCGGCCCTCCCGGCGGACGCGCCCGGCGAGGGCCCGGGCCGCGCGGTGACCGAGTCCTTCACCCCGTACGAGCAGCACGGCTCCCTGCACCACAACCGGGGCGTCCGGGACGCCCTGTGGGGCCTCCTGGGCCACACGCCCCCGCCCCGCCGCCGGCGCGAGCACCCCGCCGCGGCCCGCCTGGGCGTGCAGGCACCCGCCGTGCTGGCGGCCGGAGCCCCGTACGAGGTCACGGTCACCGCCCCCGACGCGGACCTGCGGCTCACGGCGGAACTGCGCCCGGCGGACGGCAGCCGGCCGACGGCCCGCCCCCTGCGCAGTCTGGGCGGCGGCCGCTACGCCGCCGCGTTCCCGCCACCGCAACCGGGCGCGTACCGGCTGTCGGTGGGCCGGGTCACGTCTTTGGGCGTCGTCCTTGTTACCAGCCTCACCCAACGGCCCTGA
- the sucB gene encoding 2-oxoglutarate dehydrogenase, E2 component, dihydrolipoamide succinyltransferase — protein MSVSVTLPALGESVTEGTVTRWLKAEGERVEADEPLLEVSTDKVDTEIPSPVSGILASIKVAEDETVEVGAELAVIDDGSGAPAAAEAAAPAPAAVAEVPAAAPAPVAEAPAAPAPAAAAPAAAAPAASGTDVVLPALGESVTEGTVTRWLKQVGESVEADEPLLEVSTDKVDTEIPAPVSGTLLEIRINEDETAEVGTVLAVIGAAGAAPAAAPAPVAAAPVAAPAPAAAAPVAAPAPAAAAPVAAPAPVVAAPAPVAAAAPVAAAPVAAPAPVAAAPVAAPAAPVSAGDEGAYVTPLVRKLASESGVNLASVSGTGVGGRIRKQDVLAAAEAAKAAAAAPAPVAAAPAAKAPAAAVSELRGQTVKMTRMRKVIGDNMMKALHSQAQLSSVVEVDITKIMKLREQAKGSFLAREGVKLSPMPFFVKAAAQALKAHAVVNARINDDEGTITYFDSENIGIAVDSEKGLMTPVIKGAGDLNLAGISKATADLAAKVRGNKITPDELSGATFTISNTGSRGALFDTVIVPPNQVAILGIGATVKRPMVIETPEGTVIGVRDMTYLTLSYDHRLVDGADAARYLSAVKAILEAGEFEVELGL, from the coding sequence ATGTCGGTTTCCGTAACCCTTCCGGCGCTCGGCGAGAGCGTCACTGAGGGCACTGTCACCCGCTGGCTGAAGGCCGAGGGCGAGCGCGTCGAGGCCGACGAGCCGCTGCTCGAGGTCTCGACCGACAAGGTCGACACCGAGATCCCGTCGCCCGTCTCCGGCATCCTGGCGTCCATCAAGGTCGCCGAGGACGAGACCGTCGAGGTCGGCGCCGAGCTGGCCGTCATCGACGACGGCTCCGGCGCCCCGGCTGCCGCCGAGGCCGCGGCCCCGGCACCGGCAGCAGTCGCCGAGGTTCCGGCCGCCGCTCCGGCTCCGGTCGCCGAGGCCCCGGCGGCTCCGGCCCCGGCCGCCGCGGCTCCGGCCGCCGCCGCCCCTGCCGCCTCCGGCACGGACGTCGTTCTCCCCGCCCTGGGCGAGAGCGTCACCGAGGGCACCGTCACCCGCTGGCTGAAGCAGGTCGGCGAGTCCGTCGAGGCCGACGAGCCGCTGCTCGAGGTCTCCACGGACAAGGTCGACACCGAGATCCCCGCGCCGGTCTCCGGCACGCTGCTGGAGATCCGGATCAACGAGGACGAGACCGCCGAGGTCGGCACCGTCCTGGCCGTCATCGGCGCCGCCGGTGCCGCCCCGGCCGCCGCTCCGGCCCCGGTCGCGGCTGCTCCGGTCGCCGCCCCGGCCCCGGCCGCCGCCGCTCCGGTCGCCGCCCCGGCCCCGGCCGCCGCTGCCCCGGTCGCCGCCCCGGCCCCGGTCGTGGCCGCTCCGGCCCCCGTGGCCGCTGCGGCTCCGGTCGCCGCTGCCCCGGTCGCCGCCCCGGCTCCGGTCGCCGCTGCTCCGGTCGCCGCCCCCGCCGCTCCGGTCTCCGCCGGTGACGAGGGCGCGTACGTGACCCCGCTGGTGCGCAAGCTCGCCTCGGAGTCCGGCGTCAACCTGGCTTCGGTCTCGGGCACCGGCGTCGGTGGCCGTATCCGCAAGCAGGACGTCCTGGCTGCCGCCGAGGCCGCCAAGGCCGCCGCTGCCGCCCCGGCTCCGGTTGCCGCCGCTCCGGCCGCGAAGGCCCCGGCCGCCGCGGTCTCCGAGCTGCGTGGCCAGACCGTCAAGATGACCCGCATGCGCAAGGTCATCGGCGACAACATGATGAAGGCGCTGCACTCGCAGGCTCAGCTCAGCTCCGTGGTCGAGGTGGACATCACCAAGATCATGAAGCTGCGCGAGCAGGCCAAGGGCTCCTTCCTGGCCCGCGAGGGCGTCAAGCTCTCGCCGATGCCGTTCTTCGTCAAGGCCGCCGCCCAGGCGCTGAAGGCCCACGCGGTCGTCAACGCCCGGATCAACGACGACGAGGGCACCATCACCTACTTCGACTCGGAGAACATCGGCATCGCCGTCGACTCCGAGAAGGGCCTGATGACCCCGGTCATCAAGGGTGCCGGTGACCTCAACCTGGCGGGCATCTCCAAGGCGACCGCCGACCTGGCCGCCAAGGTCCGCGGCAACAAGATCACGCCGGACGAGCTGTCGGGCGCGACCTTCACCATCAGCAACACCGGCTCGCGCGGTGCGCTGTTCGACACCGTCATCGTGCCCCCGAACCAGGTCGCCATCCTGGGCATCGGTGCCACGGTCAAGCGCCCGATGGTCATCGAGACCCCCGAGGGCACCGTCATCGGCGTCCGCGACATGACGTACCTGACCCTGTCCTACGACCACCGCCTGGTGGACGGCGCGGACGCGGCCCGGTACCTCTCGGCCGTCAAGGCGATCCTCGAGGCCGGCGAGTTCGAGGTCGAGCTCGGCCTCTGA